From the Mastacembelus armatus chromosome 14, fMasArm1.2, whole genome shotgun sequence genome, one window contains:
- the sipa1 gene encoding signal-induced proliferation-associated 1-like protein 2 isoform X2, with protein sequence MQSDDLFIRKFRRQNMRPPVATVNFDPKREAGVVEWPPRRDSEGVDGDSLTPSLVGLNLRSVGRGHIMQRSNSDVTLGDLDSSGKAGGKAARAVGEKVGAGAQGDSGLLLHREYGSLSSLERQTQVQERGADDQGPLSPNALRFKDPFLLLGLHGNPPEPDGFFQGLSLSTGDSPKPAKPPKPEGLSKKTKPVPPHIPQPGPNDNIGGGAWVRNFAHYDVQSILFDLTEAATNRDSIGRKKNITSGASAASQLRPVSQATPSSPAQGGGGNSGNADDPEQSLLLDEGDGNDNELLLSCPHFRNETGGEEQVGLGQSQGRRGLGSSLRTPNDAVSVLEEPRESHIQQQGKSNYFIEHADLGAHYYRKYFYMKEHQNFFGMDDRLGPVAISFRREEKEGSSGAQYNYRIIFRTTEMKTLRGSIFEESVPSAARHTTPRGLSPKKLLEFIIPELNLHCLRLASNSPKVRDTLLKLDEQGLNFQRKVGVMYCRAGQSSEEDMYNNESSGPAFEEFLDLLGERVRLKGWEKYRAQLDNKTDSTGTHSLYTRYQDYEIMFHVSTMLPYTANNTQQLLRKRHIGNDIVTIVFQEPGALPFTPKSIRSHFQHVFIIVQVHEPCTDNTYYRVAVTRSKDIPLFGPLFPKGARFPRSPAFRDFLLAKAVNAENAAEKSEKFRSMATRTRQEYLKDLAENYVTTTPIDSSTKFPLLSLGGKRKDKLKGAKGAELHSAGALVWAVMVNSGNEGEAGEHKLPCLLGVSAESVVLIERCTRRVVFNCSCRDVIGWKAVTETKEGGPCLDIFYERGESVSISMMENQAEDIREVVQRLELVTRGCEALEVTPLRDGVGQPGFLMNEEGFVTELQRFCYAESGGLQLSARVVRLCGHSLVHLSPEERTRLLRTAHKIHITVIPPDENGKPRRSFSELYQKAIKDVECKPGEDQSGEAWVLDEREEDEEEEEEAKEDELKAGGVGEADVMEVQVEADQGGEQSCDKGQNERSHGLLLMPPSLPLLRATSLQDQPATQSLEGSTSQLTRSYSLERQLSCKDTCDEHVYDNMGLKMERHIYENIGELRDATPDLILAVKPKLMGAEFDGDKASASDSFLSSSRLSSVDRAERNSRALSLHNSITKILSETTDSTEEEWQSIADLATACRNILDALSREDRKAGDPSQAGADQAEGKLKDSKESDSPGHLEEKVSQLEAMLKKLQDDLQKEKEDKAVLQAEVQSLRQNNQRLQEESQSTVARLIKVTELLCNVNKPC encoded by the exons ATGCAGTCAGATGACCTCTTCATCCGCAAGTTTCGCCGTCAGAACATGCGGCCACCTGTCGCCACTGTCAACTTTGACCCCAAACGGGAAGCAGGTGTAGTGGAGTGGCCCCCCAGGAGAGACAGTGAGGGAGTTGATGGCGACAGCCTAACACCAAGTCTTGTGGGGCTAAACCTGAGGTCTGTGGGTCGGGGCCACATCATGCAGAGAAGTAATAGTGATGTGACCTTAGGGGACCTGGACTCCTCTGGGAAAGCAGGGGGGAAAGCAGCTCGGGCAGTTGGTGAGAAGGTTGGTGCGGGGGCTCAGGGGGACTCAGGGTTGTTGCTACACAGGGAATATGGCAGCCTGTCCTCACTGGAAAGACAGACTCAAGTCCAGGAACGGGGCGCCGATGACCAGGGGCCCCTGAGTCCGAATGCCCTCCGCTTCAAAGACCCTTTCCTGCTTTTAGGACTTCATGGCAATCCTCCAGAGCCTGATGGCTTCTTTCAGGGTCTGTCTCTTTCCACAGGAGACTCCCCAAAGCCTGCAAAGCCACCGAAGCCTGAGGGTCTAAGTAAGAAGACCAAACCTGTGCCCCCTCACATCCCTCAACCAGGTCCAAACGACAACATTGGTGGTGGAGCTTGGGTAAGGAACTTTGCCCACTACGATGTTCAGAGCATCTTGTTTGACCTCACCGAGGCGGCCACTAACAGAGACAGCATCGGGAGGAAAAAGAATATCACCTCAGGGGCTTCAGCTGCCTCCCAGCTGCGCCCTGTCTCCCAGGCCACCCCATCCTCACCTGCACAGGGTGGGGGAGGCAACAGCGGGAATGCTGATGACCCCGAGCAGTCGCTGCTGCTCGACGAAGGGGACGGCAACGATAATGAACTCCTGCTCAGCTGCCCCCACTTCCGCAACgagacaggaggagaagagCAGGTGGGTCTGGGTCAATCCCAGGGCAGACGGGGACTCGGGTCGAGCCTGCGGACCCCCAATGACGCAGTGTCGGTCCTGGAGGAGCCCAGAGAGAGTCACATCCAACAACAGGGCAAGAGCAACTACTTTATAGAACATGCAGATCTGGGAGCCCATTACTATCGCAAATATTTCTACATGAAAG AACACCAGAATTTTTTCGGCATGGATGATCGCCTCGGGCCAGTAGCCATCAGTTTCCGTCGAGAGGAGAAGGAAGGGTCCAGCGGAGCTCAGTACAACTACAGAATCATCTTCCGCACCACAGAG ATGAAGACGCTGCGAGGGTCCATCTTCGAGGAGTCAGTACCATCTGCCGCTCGTCACACGACCCCTAGAGGCTTGTCTCCCAAGAAGTTGCTGGAGTTCATCATCCCTGAACTGAACCTGCACTGCCTCCGCTTGGCCTCAAACTCCCCTAAGGTCCGGGACACCCTGCTGAAGCTGGACGAACAGGGG CTGAATTTCCAGCGAAAGGTTGGGGTGATGTACTGCCGCGCCGGGCAGAGCTCTGAGGAAGACATGTACAACAACGAGAGCTCTGGGCCGGCGTTCGAGGAGTTTCTGGATCTGCTCGGGGAGCGAGTGCGGCTGAAGGGCTGGGAGAAATACCGAGCTCAGCTGGACAACAAGA cGGACTCAACTGGGACACATTCCCTCTACACCCGCTACCAAGACTATGAGATTATGTTTCACGTGTCTACTATGCTGCCCTAcacagccaacaacacacaacag TTGCTGAGGAAGCGGCACATCGGTAACGACATCGTGACGATCGTGTTCCAGGAGCCAGGCGCACTGCCCTTCACTCCAAAGTCCATTCGCTCCCATTTCCAGCATGTCTTCATTATCGTTCAGGTTCACGAGCCCTGTACTGACAACACCTATTACAG gGTGGCTGTGACACGCTCTAAAGATATCCCATTATTTGGCCCACTGTTCCCTAAGGGTGCACGATTCCCTCGCTCACCTGCCTTCAGAGACTTCCTTCTGGCTAAGGCAGTGAATGCCGAAAACGCTGCGGAGAAGTCCGAGAAGTTCCGCTCCATGGCCACCCGCACACGGCAGGAATACCTGAAGGACCTAGCTGAAAACTATGTGACAACAACACCCATCGACTCCTCCACCAAGTTCCCCCTGCTCTCTCTGGGAGGTAAGCgcaaagacaaactgaaagGGGCCAAAGGGGCCGAGCTGCACAGTGCCGGGGCACTGGTGTGGGCAGTGATGGTCAACAGTGGAAATGAGGGTGAGGCTGGAGAGCACAAGCTGCCCTGTCTGCTCGGGGTGTCGGCCGAATCAGTGGTGCTCATTGAGAGGTGCACACGCAGGGTGGTGTTTAACTGCTCCTGCCGGGACGTCATTGGCTGGAAGGCGGTGACAGAGACTAAGGAGGGGGGTCCCTGCTTGGATATCTTCTATGAGCGTGGGGAATCTGTGTCAATCAGTATGATGGAGAACCAGGCAGAGGACATACGAGAGGTGGTGCAGAGGCTCGAG CTGGTTACACGGGGCTGTGAGGCTCTGGAGGTCACCCCCTTGCGTGACGGTGTTGGGCAGCCCGGCTTCCTGATGAACGAGGAGGGTTTTGTGACAGAGCTGCAGCGGTTCTGCTATGCTGAGAGCGGAGGCCTGCAGCTGTCAGCTCGTGTGGTGCGGCTGTGCGGACACTCGCTGGTTCACCTTAGCCCTGAGGAGAGAACCAGGCTGCTCCGCACCGCGCACAAGATCCACATCACTGTCATCCCACCGGATGAGAACGGAAAGCCTCGCAG aagTTTCTCTGAGCTGTACCAGAAGGCCATCAAAGATGTGGAGTGTAAGCCTGGCGAGGATCAGTCTGGAGAGGCCTGGGTGCTCGACGAGAGGGAAGAAgacgaggaggaagaggaggaggcgaAAGAGGACGAGCTGAAGGCGGGTGGGGTCGGTGAAGCCGACGTAATGGAGGTGCAGGTGGAGGCCGATCAAGGCGGAGAGCAGTCGTGTGATAAAGGGCAAAATGAGAGAAGTCATGGCTTGCTCCTCATGCCGCCCAGCCTGCCTCTGTTACGGGCCACTTCTCTGCAGGACCAACCAGCCACTCAAAGCCTGGAGGGCAGCACTTCACAGCTCACACGTAGCTACTCTTTGGAGAGACAGCTGTCCTGCAAGGATACATGTGATGA ACACGTGTACGACAACATGGGGCTGAAGATGGAACGACACATCTACGAAAACATCGGGGAGCTGAGAGACGCCACACCTGATCTGATCCTGGCTGTCAAACCTAAG CTCATGGGGGCCGAGTTTGACGGTGACAAAGCTTCGGCGAGTGACTCCTTTCTCTCGTCTTCCCGGTTGTCGTCTGTAGACAGAGCTGAAAGAAATTCACGGGCACTGAGTCTTCATAACTCCATCACAAAGA TTCTCTCAGAGACAACTGATTCAACTGAAGAGGAGTGGCAGTCCATCGCCGACCTGGCCACAGCCTGCCGAAACATCCTGGACGCTTTGTCACGAGAGG ATCGCAAAGCTGGGGACCCCTCCCAAGCAGGAGCTGATCAGGCTGAAGGCAAGCTGAAAGACTCAAAGGAGAG TGACTCCCCAGGCCACCTAGAAGAGAAGGTATCTCAGCTGGAGGCCATGCTGAAGAAGCTGCAGGATGACCTGCAAAAG GAGAAAGAGGACAAGGCAGTGCTGCAGGCCGAGGTGCAGAGCCTCAGGCAGAACAACCAGCGGCTGCAGGAGGAGTCGCAGAGCACAGTGGCCCGCCTCATCAAAGTCACAGAGTTGCTGTGCAATGTCAACAAGCCCTGCTAA